The following is a genomic window from Micromonospora cathayae.
CCGGCCCACCTGCCGGCCCAGTTCGGTGGCGGCGTCCAGGGTGTCGGCGGCCCGACGGCGCTGCGCGGCCGAGAGGGTGACCGCGCCGGCCCGGTCCAGCGCCGCCCGCGCCGCAGCCGCGTCGTCGAGCACCAGCGCGATCTCCGCCCGGTACACCAGGGCCTCCACCGCGAGCACCGGCTCCTCGAGGGCGTCCGGCCGGGCCAGCGCGCCGTCGAGGATCTTCGCCGCCTGCCGGTGGTCACCCCGCGAGTCGGCCTGGACGACCGCGTTACCCAGCGCCGTCGCCAACCGCCCGGTCGGACCGGTCGACGCCCCGGACGGTACGGACGACGGACGGGCCGAGACGCGGATCCAGTTGCCGCCGGGGTCGACGACGCTGAAACCGGTCACCCCGTCGGCGTTGTGCCGGGGCCGGGGCCGGGTCATCCGGGGCAGCCCGGCGACCAGCACCTTCCCGTACGCGGCCCGCATGCCGGCGGCCCACGCCGCGTGCAGGGCGCCGACGTCCGGGACGAGCACCAGACACGAGCCGTACGAGGTGGCCGGGTCGAAGTCGGGCATCCCGAAGAAGTGCAGGTGCAGGTCCTCGCGGCGCAGGGCGACGTACGGGTTGGGGCGGGTCTGCCGGTGGGTCACCGTGAAACCCAGGACCCGGTAGAAGCCGGTGATGTCGTCGATGGAGCGGCACGGCAGGAGCGGCACCGTCAGTTCGTCGGCCATCCACCCTGTCTAGTGGGCACGGCACCGCGTCCGCACATGGAAGTGTCCGAACGGCCGGGCCGGGGGACCGTTCGGGCGACTGTCGGGAGTGGACCTGGCGGTCGGCGGACGCGAACAGGGGCCTCCCCGTGCCGGGGAGGCCCCTGCCGGGACCGGGGAGCGCAGGTCAGGAGAGCGTGCAGG
Proteins encoded in this region:
- a CDS encoding VOC family protein; the encoded protein is MADELTVPLLPCRSIDDITGFYRVLGFTVTHRQTRPNPYVALRREDLHLHFFGMPDFDPATSYGSCLVLVPDVGALHAAWAAGMRAAYGKVLVAGLPRMTRPRPRHNADGVTGFSVVDPGGNWIRVSARPSSVPSGASTGPTGRLATALGNAVVQADSRGDHRQAAKILDGALARPDALEEPVLAVEALVYRAEIALVLDDAAAARAALDRAGAVTLSAAQRRRAADTLDAATELGRQVGRPDRAGDG